The following are encoded together in the Cryomorphaceae bacterium genome:
- the mce gene encoding methylmalonyl-CoA epimerase, translated as MLKIEHIGIAVRNIKESDELFRKLFGSAAYKMEEVKSEGVKTSFFKVGPNKIELLEATHADSPIARFIDKKGEGIHHIAFEVEDIHAELSRLRNEGFELIHEVPKDGADNKLIAFLHPKGTNGVLIELCQEKPAELD; from the coding sequence GTGCTGAAAATTGAACACATCGGTATTGCAGTCCGCAACATCAAGGAGTCGGACGAACTCTTCAGAAAGCTTTTCGGGTCGGCAGCATACAAAATGGAGGAAGTAAAAAGCGAAGGGGTAAAAACATCTTTTTTCAAGGTAGGCCCCAATAAGATTGAGCTATTGGAAGCCACCCATGCGGACAGCCCCATAGCTCGTTTCATCGATAAGAAAGGGGAGGGGATTCATCACATCGCCTTCGAAGTGGAGGACATCCACGCCGAGCTGAGCCGGCTGCGGAACGAGGGGTTTGAGCTTATTCACGAAGTGCCCAAAGATGGAGCCGACAACAAGCTGATTGCTTTTCTTCACCCAAAAGGAACAAACGGGGTGCTTATTGAGCTTTGTCAAGAAAAGCCGGCAGAGTTGGATTGA
- a CDS encoding HAD family phosphatase, which produces MPTQIKNIIFDLGGVLLDVDYHKPIEAFEKLGATGFEKVFTQASQARFMSQFERGEIAPAEFRKEVRRFLPEGVTDYQIDEAWNSILGTLPEDRIVLLKMLKNKGYRLFLLSNTNSIHIKAFQRYLQDSYGPSALERIFEKVYFSSRIGMRKPSQKVFDFVLRENNLQPEETFFIDDSEQHIEGAKKTGIHTHWLREPETVLDVFKDFPSLH; this is translated from the coding sequence ATGCCAACGCAGATCAAAAACATCATTTTCGACCTGGGGGGTGTTCTGCTTGATGTGGACTACCACAAACCCATTGAAGCCTTTGAAAAACTAGGCGCCACCGGATTCGAAAAAGTCTTCACCCAGGCATCGCAGGCCCGGTTTATGAGCCAGTTTGAGCGGGGCGAAATAGCACCTGCTGAATTTCGTAAGGAGGTGAGGAGGTTTTTACCGGAGGGGGTGACCGATTATCAAATTGACGAGGCCTGGAACAGCATTCTGGGCACTCTGCCCGAAGACAGGATTGTACTTCTGAAAATGCTGAAAAATAAAGGCTATCGTCTTTTCTTGCTGAGCAACACCAATTCCATTCACATCAAAGCTTTTCAGCGCTATTTACAGGACAGCTACGGGCCCTCTGCGCTGGAGCGTATTTTTGAAAAAGTGTACTTCTCCTCCCGCATAGGAATGCGTAAACCCAGCCAAAAAGTGTTTGACTTTGTGCTCCGCGAAAACAACTTACAGCCTGAGGAAACTTTTTTTATCGACGACTCAGAGCAGCACATAGAGGGGGCCAAGAAAACGGGCATACACACGCATTGGCTGCGCGAGCCCGAAACGGTATTGGACGTCTTTAAGGACTTTCCCTCGCTGCATTAA
- a CDS encoding OmpH family outer membrane protein, translated as MKQLLFVAVLLCGSITAIQAQDQKLGHTNIQELLMLLPERADAEKKIQNLAQTLEKRLKAMTSEYQQKVQAYQNDQGEMSATIRESEARSIMELEQRINEFQQNAQNEIQQKENELLEPMINRLTKAIEQVGKEHNFMYILDTSSGTVLYKGGEDVTPLVKAHLEI; from the coding sequence ATGAAACAATTATTATTTGTAGCCGTGCTGCTTTGTGGAAGCATCACAGCCATTCAGGCACAGGATCAAAAACTTGGTCACACCAATATTCAGGAGTTGCTTATGCTGCTTCCTGAGCGGGCCGATGCCGAGAAAAAGATTCAAAACCTGGCCCAAACTCTGGAAAAGCGCCTGAAGGCCATGACCAGTGAGTACCAGCAAAAGGTGCAAGCCTATCAAAACGACCAGGGCGAAATGAGCGCGACCATCCGCGAGAGTGAGGCACGCAGCATTATGGAGCTTGAGCAACGCATCAATGAGTTTCAGCAAAATGCCCAAAACGAAATTCAGCAAAAGGAAAATGAGTTGCTGGAGCCCATGATTAATCGTCTTACCAAAGCCATTGAGCAGGTGGGCAAAGAGCATAACTTCATGTACATTCTCGACACCAGCTCAGGTACTGTGTTGTACAAGGGTGGTGAAGATGTGACCCCATTGGTGAAGGCACACCTCGAAATTTAA
- the bamA gene encoding outer membrane protein assembly factor BamA produces MRLITILVCLYLCAGKLFAQEQPPRQVVDYERPKEYEIGGITVSGAKNFDTQAIILFSGLKVGTRVDIPGEVITQAVNNLWKQRLFSNIKINLAEVQGDVAFLNIEVTERKRLSRFRFEGVNKSQADDLREKIKLVRGTVVNENIKTNIVNTCRNFFIDKGFLRTKVEIIEKVDTLIPNSVMMIINIDKGKKIKIREITFDGVTAFKEKKLRKAMKDTKMKGITRIFSASKFIRSSYRKDKNAIIALYNTKGYRDARIVTDSVYNIDDRHIGIHIVIEEGNQFYFRDINWVGNTKYSAAELNRILDITSGEVYDQSKLESQLYMNPNGGDISSLYLDDGYLAFTPQVVEVLVENDSIDLEIRIYEGRQYRINNVTITGNTKTNEHVVRREIRTRPGELFSRSEIIRTQRELAQLGYFDPEQFDINPVQNDRDGTVDLEYGVVEKPSDQIELSGGWGAGMIVGTLGVSFTNFSMRNFFNFKQWKPLPSGDGQRMSVRVQTNGVFFQAYNASFTEPWLGGKRPTSLTVSVQHSVQTNGVSRRQDAGGGVRQALFITGGSVGIGRRLPWPDDFFQMFTSINYQYYTLDNFRNVFVFSEGNANNFNFLLAISRNSVDNPLYPRYGSNVALTLRITPPFSLFSDKDYATIPASERYQFVEYHKWKFTSEWFTELAPKLVLRTKAGWGYLGYYNSAIGPSPFERFYLGGSALSGFQLDGREIIALRGYPDLSMSAIEGDNVIAKYTLELRYPISLNPSATIYALGFAEAGNSWLNFRDFDPLRLKRSAGFGLRIFLPMFGLMGIDYGWGFDRFDPTHSGFGTEQFNPSGRLRPQGQFHFTIGMDLGEL; encoded by the coding sequence ATGAGGCTGATTACAATTCTGGTGTGTTTGTATTTGTGTGCGGGTAAGCTCTTTGCCCAGGAACAACCCCCACGTCAGGTAGTGGATTACGAGCGGCCCAAAGAATATGAAATTGGCGGTATTACAGTTAGCGGAGCCAAAAACTTCGACACACAGGCCATCATCCTTTTCTCGGGACTCAAGGTAGGTACACGTGTGGATATTCCCGGTGAGGTGATTACCCAGGCCGTGAACAACCTCTGGAAGCAGCGTCTTTTCTCCAACATCAAAATCAACCTCGCAGAAGTGCAGGGTGATGTGGCATTTCTGAACATTGAGGTTACCGAGCGTAAACGCCTGTCGCGCTTCCGCTTCGAAGGCGTAAACAAAAGCCAGGCCGACGACCTGAGAGAAAAAATCAAGCTCGTTCGGGGCACGGTGGTGAATGAAAACATCAAAACCAACATCGTTAATACCTGTCGTAATTTTTTCATTGACAAAGGCTTTCTTCGTACCAAGGTGGAGATTATCGAAAAGGTGGATACCCTCATTCCCAATAGCGTCATGATGATCATCAACATCGACAAAGGGAAGAAAATTAAGATTCGGGAAATAACCTTCGATGGTGTTACTGCATTCAAAGAAAAGAAGTTGAGAAAGGCGATGAAAGACACCAAAATGAAGGGAATAACCCGGATTTTCAGTGCCTCCAAGTTTATCCGCAGCTCTTACCGAAAAGACAAAAACGCAATCATTGCTCTTTACAACACCAAGGGTTATCGAGATGCGCGCATAGTTACAGACTCTGTGTACAATATAGATGACCGGCATATAGGCATTCATATTGTGATAGAAGAGGGTAACCAATTCTACTTCAGGGATATCAACTGGGTGGGAAACACCAAGTACAGCGCAGCAGAACTCAACCGAATTCTGGATATTACTTCGGGAGAGGTGTACGACCAGTCTAAGCTTGAGTCACAACTGTACATGAACCCCAACGGGGGCGACATCAGCTCGCTGTACCTTGACGATGGTTACCTCGCTTTTACCCCTCAAGTGGTAGAAGTGTTGGTTGAGAACGACTCCATTGATCTCGAAATCAGAATTTACGAAGGTCGTCAGTACCGAATCAACAACGTAACGATTACCGGAAACACCAAGACCAACGAGCACGTGGTTCGCAGGGAAATCCGAACGAGGCCCGGCGAGCTTTTCAGCCGCTCTGAGATTATACGAACTCAGCGCGAATTGGCCCAGTTAGGCTATTTCGACCCGGAGCAATTCGACATTAATCCCGTCCAAAACGACCGCGACGGAACCGTAGACCTCGAATATGGGGTGGTGGAAAAGCCAAGCGACCAGATTGAGTTATCCGGTGGTTGGGGAGCCGGAATGATTGTGGGTACCCTCGGGGTTTCGTTCACCAACTTCTCCATGCGTAACTTCTTTAATTTCAAGCAGTGGAAACCCCTCCCCTCGGGAGATGGGCAGCGCATGAGTGTGAGGGTACAGACCAACGGTGTATTCTTTCAAGCCTACAACGCTTCGTTTACCGAGCCCTGGCTTGGCGGAAAACGGCCTACCTCGCTTACCGTATCGGTACAGCACTCGGTACAAACCAACGGTGTTTCACGCCGTCAGGATGCAGGCGGCGGAGTGCGACAGGCCCTCTTTATTACAGGGGGTAGTGTAGGGATTGGTCGCAGGCTGCCATGGCCCGACGACTTCTTCCAGATGTTTACGTCTATCAACTACCAGTATTACACCCTCGACAATTTCCGAAATGTGTTCGTGTTTTCGGAGGGTAACGCAAACAACTTCAACTTCCTATTGGCCATTTCGCGCAACTCCGTTGACAACCCTCTATACCCTCGTTACGGATCGAACGTTGCCCTGACCCTACGCATCACTCCGCCGTTCAGCCTGTTTAGCGATAAGGACTACGCCACTATACCGGCGTCTGAGCGATACCAGTTTGTAGAATACCACAAATGGAAGTTTACTTCCGAATGGTTCACAGAACTCGCGCCCAAGCTTGTACTGCGCACCAAAGCCGGTTGGGGATACCTCGGCTATTACAACTCTGCTATCGGTCCATCGCCATTTGAACGATTCTACCTTGGGGGTAGTGCCCTCTCAGGTTTCCAGCTTGATGGTCGTGAAATCATTGCGCTTCGCGGATACCCCGATTTGAGCATGTCGGCCATTGAAGGAGATAATGTTATTGCCAAGTACACCCTGGAGCTACGCTACCCTATTTCACTCAATCCGAGCGCAACCATTTACGCGCTGGGCTTTGCCGAGGCAGGTAACTCGTGGTTAAACTTTCGCGACTTTGACCCATTGAGACTCAAGCGCTCAGCTGGGTTTGGCTTGCGTATCTTCCTGCCAATGTTTGGTTTGATGGGTATAGACTACGGGTGGGGCTTTGATCGTTTTGACCCAACGCACTCAGGGTTTGGAACCGAGCAGTTTAATCCCAGCGGCCGCCTTCGTCCGCAGGGTCAGTTTCACTTTACCATTGGCATGGATCTTGGAGAACTGTAA
- a CDS encoding isoprenyl transferase, with product MSIKKQIDPQKVPSHVAIIMDGNGRWAKNHGEPRVVGHMSGVEAVREALEAAIESGVRFLTIYAFSTENWNRPKNEVDALMDLLVSTLLKEVDALHKNEVRLNAIGDINQLPGRCSETLREAIKKTAGNGRITLTVALNYSARWDILEASRKIASQVKSGELELEDVNSELFAKNLSTTALPEPELLIRTSGELRISNFLLWEIAYTELYFTDTLWPDFNKERFFEAIVDYQQRERRFGMISEQIGASEE from the coding sequence ATGAGCATTAAAAAGCAAATTGATCCGCAAAAAGTTCCTTCTCACGTTGCCATCATCATGGATGGGAATGGGCGATGGGCCAAAAACCACGGTGAACCCCGCGTTGTGGGTCACATGAGTGGTGTGGAAGCAGTGCGTGAAGCGCTCGAGGCGGCTATAGAATCAGGAGTGCGGTTTCTCACCATTTATGCCTTCTCTACCGAAAACTGGAACCGCCCCAAAAACGAAGTGGACGCCCTCATGGATTTGCTGGTAAGCACTTTGCTCAAAGAGGTGGACGCCCTGCACAAAAATGAGGTTCGGCTTAATGCTATCGGAGATATCAACCAACTACCAGGCCGTTGCAGCGAAACATTGCGCGAGGCCATCAAAAAAACCGCCGGAAACGGTAGAATTACCCTCACAGTAGCCCTCAACTACAGTGCGAGGTGGGATATTCTTGAAGCCTCGCGAAAGATTGCCTCACAAGTTAAGTCGGGCGAATTGGAATTGGAAGACGTAAACAGCGAGTTGTTTGCCAAAAATCTTTCAACCACAGCACTGCCTGAGCCCGAGCTGCTCATTCGTACAAGCGGCGAACTGAGAATTAGTAATTTTTTATTGTGGGAAATAGCCTACACTGAGCTGTACTTTACCGACACACTGTGGCCGGATTTCAACAAAGAGCGGTTTTTTGAAGCCATTGTTGACTACCAGCAGAGGGAACGCCGTTTCGGGATGATCAGCGAACAAATTGGAGCGAGCGAGGAATGA
- a CDS encoding NAD kinase translates to MNIALFGQSFDKVYFPGITRLLRELDEHGHQLTVFSEFADFLEQRLGRHYSRQFSGHGDLGEPELMISIGGDGTILNTLVHIQGREIPVLGINTGRLGFLSSVSTDQIDDIIRALNDGSYEIESRSVLEVKSSADLFTPVNWALNEVAVHKNDRSSMITVSAFVNGVYIASYWADGLIVSTATGSTAYSMSCGGPIVLPESETFVITPIAPHNLNIRPLVVPDHAVIKLVVEGRDNQHLVSLDSRSETMENTHTLEIRKAEFTMCFFRLPGHHFVETIRNKLMWGLDKRN, encoded by the coding sequence ATGAACATCGCACTATTCGGCCAATCTTTTGACAAGGTGTACTTTCCCGGTATCACCCGTCTGTTGCGCGAGTTGGACGAACACGGGCATCAACTCACGGTATTCAGCGAGTTTGCTGATTTTCTTGAGCAACGGTTGGGGCGGCATTATTCACGGCAATTCAGTGGGCATGGCGACTTAGGTGAGCCGGAGTTGATGATAAGCATTGGCGGGGACGGCACAATTCTCAACACATTGGTACATATTCAGGGGCGTGAAATCCCGGTTTTAGGCATCAACACGGGCAGGCTTGGGTTTTTGTCATCGGTGAGCACCGATCAGATTGATGACATTATACGGGCCTTAAATGATGGTTCCTACGAAATAGAAAGCCGTAGCGTGTTGGAAGTTAAAAGCAGCGCCGACCTATTTACGCCGGTAAACTGGGCGCTCAACGAAGTGGCGGTGCACAAAAACGACCGCTCATCTATGATCACTGTGAGTGCGTTTGTAAACGGTGTGTACATTGCTTCATACTGGGCCGATGGCTTAATTGTAAGCACTGCAACGGGCTCTACGGCATACTCCATGAGCTGCGGTGGTCCTATTGTGTTGCCCGAAAGCGAAACCTTTGTAATTACTCCCATAGCCCCGCACAACCTCAATATCCGGCCCCTGGTTGTGCCCGACCACGCTGTGATCAAATTGGTTGTGGAAGGACGTGACAACCAACACCTGGTATCACTCGATTCGCGCTCTGAGACCATGGAAAACACCCACACACTTGAAATCAGAAAAGCTGAATTTACCATGTGCTTTTTTCGCCTGCCGGGTCATCATTTTGTGGAGACCATCCGAAACAAGCTGATGTGGGGCCTCGACAAGCGCAACTAA
- a CDS encoding CBS domain-containing protein, with amino-acid sequence MMTASDIKTNIVPCLEPSDTFLKALQIMEEYRVVQVPVVSGSRYLGLVMEDDALAIEDLEDPISAHENAVHRIFVMMDQHVFDIIKLISEFRLSLVAVTDEQQHYLGCITTESLVHQVAQFSSVRDPGSIIVLDLNQNDYSMSEVARIVEGNDAKILSSFVTSHADSTRMELTLKINRSDLSGIIQTFNRFNYTVSASYHESKMDELLHSRFEELMKYLNM; translated from the coding sequence ATGATGACCGCGTCCGACATAAAAACCAATATCGTTCCTTGTCTGGAGCCCTCAGACACTTTCCTGAAGGCCCTGCAAATCATGGAGGAGTACCGTGTGGTGCAAGTTCCTGTGGTTTCCGGCAGCAGGTATCTTGGGCTGGTTATGGAAGACGATGCCCTTGCGATTGAAGATCTTGAAGACCCCATCTCTGCGCACGAAAACGCGGTGCATCGCATTTTTGTGATGATGGACCAGCATGTGTTCGACATTATAAAGCTCATTTCTGAGTTTCGGTTGAGCCTCGTAGCTGTAACCGATGAGCAACAGCATTATCTGGGCTGTATCACTACTGAAAGCCTGGTACATCAGGTAGCGCAATTTTCATCTGTACGCGATCCGGGAAGTATCATCGTGCTCGACCTCAACCAGAACGATTACAGCATGAGCGAGGTGGCCCGTATCGTGGAGGGGAACGATGCCAAAATTCTCAGTAGTTTTGTTACCAGTCACGCTGATTCAACCCGGATGGAGCTCACGTTGAAAATCAACCGTAGCGATTTGAGCGGAATCATTCAGACTTTTAACCGATTTAACTACACTGTGAGCGCCTCATACCACGAAAGCAAGATGGATGAACTGCTGCACAGCCGCTTCGAGGAACTGATGAAGTACCTCAACATGTAG
- a CDS encoding pyridoxine 5'-phosphate synthase, giving the protein MTRLSVNINKVATLRNARGGNNPDVLRVALDCERFGAQGITVHPRPDERHIRFSDVEALAPALQSEFNIEGYPSDEFLKMVLRIKPHQVTLVPDPPDVLTSNAGWDTIKHAGFLNEVVGRLHEAGIRSSIFIDPNERLIEAAVPTAVNRIELYTEAYARGYHASPEQAIKPYRLAALRAHEAGLGINAGHDLDLQNLGYFAQNIPHLAEVSIGHALICDALYLGLENTIQLYRRALEI; this is encoded by the coding sequence ATGACAAGGCTCAGTGTAAACATCAATAAGGTTGCCACTCTGCGAAACGCAAGGGGGGGCAACAATCCGGATGTGCTTCGCGTGGCCCTTGATTGCGAGCGTTTCGGGGCGCAGGGCATTACGGTGCATCCGCGTCCGGATGAGCGACATATCCGCTTTTCCGATGTAGAAGCGCTGGCGCCGGCTTTACAATCAGAATTTAACATAGAAGGGTATCCTTCCGACGAATTTCTCAAGATGGTGTTGCGAATTAAGCCCCACCAGGTTACCCTGGTGCCCGACCCGCCGGATGTGCTCACCAGCAATGCCGGCTGGGACACCATCAAGCATGCCGGGTTTTTGAACGAGGTTGTTGGCAGATTGCACGAGGCGGGCATTCGCTCTTCCATTTTTATTGACCCCAACGAGCGCTTGATTGAAGCAGCGGTGCCAACGGCAGTAAACCGTATTGAACTCTATACCGAGGCCTATGCTCGCGGATATCATGCAAGTCCTGAACAGGCCATAAAGCCGTATCGCCTGGCGGCTCTTCGCGCCCACGAAGCGGGCCTCGGCATCAACGCGGGTCACGACCTCGACCTGCAAAACCTTGGCTATTTTGCCCAAAACATTCCTCACCTTGCGGAGGTTTCCATCGGACATGCGCTGATCTGCGACGCCCTATACCTCGGTCTGGAAAACACCATTCAACTTTATCGGCGCGCACTGGAAATATGA
- a CDS encoding alpha/beta fold hydrolase translates to MKLNYKKQGSGKPIIILHGLFGMLDNWQSIANQLAENHEVWLVDQRNHGRSPHANEHTYSLMASDLNELITNHTIDNPLLVGHSMGGKTVMWFAQKYPGVARALVVVDMGIREYPIHHDGIIDALHSLKVDKITSRNEADEQLANRISSFGIRQFLLKNLHRKKEGGFEWKFNLPVLETAMENIVEALPDGNVEIPALFIAGGASNYITAADVPEIMAQFTNAEVEVIPDAGHWVHAEKPNEVTKLIEQMATK, encoded by the coding sequence ATGAAACTCAACTACAAAAAGCAGGGCTCCGGGAAGCCCATCATCATTCTGCACGGGCTCTTTGGCATGCTGGATAACTGGCAAAGCATTGCCAATCAATTGGCGGAAAACCACGAAGTGTGGTTGGTTGATCAGAGAAACCACGGCCGCTCACCCCATGCCAATGAGCACACCTACAGCCTGATGGCTTCGGATCTTAACGAACTTATTACCAATCATACCATTGATAACCCCTTGTTGGTAGGCCACTCTATGGGCGGAAAAACAGTGATGTGGTTTGCGCAGAAATACCCCGGGGTTGCGAGGGCACTGGTTGTGGTGGATATGGGCATACGCGAATATCCCATTCACCACGACGGAATTATTGACGCCCTTCACTCGCTGAAAGTCGATAAAATCACGTCGCGCAACGAGGCCGATGAGCAATTGGCCAACCGGATATCTTCGTTTGGAATACGCCAGTTCTTACTCAAAAACCTTCACCGCAAAAAGGAGGGTGGCTTTGAATGGAAGTTCAACCTTCCGGTTTTGGAAACGGCCATGGAAAACATTGTGGAGGCTTTGCCCGATGGAAATGTGGAGATACCTGCATTGTTCATTGCAGGAGGTGCGAGCAACTACATTACCGCCGCCGACGTCCCTGAAATCATGGCGCAGTTTACCAATGCCGAGGTAGAAGTGATTCCCGATGCCGGCCATTGGGTGCACGCAGAGAAGCCCAATGAGGTCACAAAACTGATTGAACAAATGGCAACTAAATGA
- a CDS encoding cytochrome-c peroxidase: protein MIAATAAYSRRIGVLLVAVLLALVFISCKKENPVVDGGENLDQLLLELIEEASGGQGAAFFLLPESNNYAAIPQDPNNPLNPAKVHLGKLLFHEPALGRNAAMPLLSTEEWSCATCHIAGAGFQANVPQGIGEGGVGFGIAGEARVKDPLYSVDWMDVQSTRSPSILNVAYQEVTLWNGQFGSFDKNIGTESRWTPGTPREDNNFGYAGPEIQAIAGIRVHRSKVDMSLVEDYPEYAMLFEAAFPGVPLEVSVSREYAGLAIAAYERTVLANKAPFQWWLRGDRSAMSRREKQGALLFFGKAECVTCHNGPALAENDFHALGMNDLQGHTVVSVIDALTTASGRGGFTGLSDDDYKFKVPQLYNLKDSPFYGHGASFHSVKAVVEYKNSALSQNPNVPEEQLSPHFKPLHLTTEEINDLVRFVEDALYDHQLQRYVPLDVPSGLCFPNNDFQSQSDLGCF, encoded by the coding sequence ATGATTGCGGCAACAGCAGCATATTCCAGACGTATTGGTGTCCTGCTGGTTGCGGTGTTGCTTGCCCTTGTGTTCATTTCCTGCAAAAAGGAAAATCCTGTGGTAGATGGCGGCGAAAACCTCGACCAACTATTGTTGGAGCTGATTGAAGAGGCCTCCGGTGGCCAGGGGGCTGCATTTTTTCTTCTTCCCGAAAGCAATAACTACGCGGCCATACCGCAAGATCCGAACAACCCGCTGAACCCGGCTAAGGTTCATTTGGGCAAGCTGCTTTTTCATGAGCCGGCCCTCGGCCGCAATGCAGCCATGCCGCTGCTAAGTACTGAGGAATGGTCGTGCGCCACCTGCCATATTGCCGGTGCTGGTTTTCAGGCCAATGTCCCCCAGGGAATCGGCGAGGGAGGAGTGGGGTTTGGTATAGCCGGTGAAGCAAGGGTGAAAGATCCGCTCTATTCTGTGGACTGGATGGATGTGCAATCTACGCGATCGCCCTCTATCCTTAATGTGGCTTATCAGGAAGTGACCCTTTGGAACGGGCAATTTGGTTCGTTCGACAAGAACATTGGCACCGAATCCCGCTGGACTCCCGGTACACCACGAGAGGATAACAACTTCGGTTATGCCGGACCCGAGATACAGGCCATTGCGGGTATTAGGGTGCACCGCTCAAAGGTGGATATGTCTCTTGTTGAGGATTATCCGGAGTACGCAATGCTGTTTGAGGCAGCCTTTCCCGGGGTTCCGCTCGAGGTGTCGGTGAGCAGGGAGTATGCGGGCCTGGCCATTGCGGCCTACGAGCGCACCGTACTCGCCAACAAAGCGCCGTTTCAATGGTGGTTGCGCGGAGATCGTTCCGCCATGAGCCGGCGTGAAAAACAAGGGGCCCTGCTCTTCTTTGGCAAAGCCGAATGCGTAACCTGTCACAACGGCCCTGCACTGGCTGAAAATGATTTTCACGCCCTTGGTATGAATGACCTACAGGGCCATACGGTTGTGAGTGTTATTGATGCCCTTACTACAGCCAGCGGAAGAGGTGGGTTTACTGGATTATCCGACGACGACTACAAGTTCAAAGTGCCTCAATTGTATAACCTTAAGGACTCTCCCTTTTACGGGCACGGGGCATCTTTTCATTCAGTAAAAGCGGTGGTGGAGTATAAAAACAGCGCCCTAAGCCAGAACCCGAATGTTCCTGAGGAGCAATTGTCACCGCATTTTAAACCCTTGCACCTTACTACAGAGGAAATAAACGACCTTGTCCGATTCGTAGAAGACGCACTTTACGACCACCAGCTTCAAAGGTACGTTCCTTTGGATGTGCCCAGCGGATTGTGTTTTCCAAACAATGATTTTCAGTCACAAAGTGATTTAGGCTGTTTCTAA